The genomic region CTGGCCATCGCCGACGGTGAGTTCATGGCGCTGCTTGGCCCCTCGGGCTGCGGCAAGTCGACGACGATGAACATGATCGCCGGCATGGAGCAGCCGACCAGCGGCAAGATCCTGTTTGGCGACCGCGACATGGCAGGCGTGCCGATGGGCCGGCGCGGCGTCGGCTTCGTCTTCCAGAACTATGCCATCTTCACCCATATGACGGTACGCCAGAACCTGGCCTACGGGCCAAGGATGCGCGGCGCTGCCAAGGCCGAGATCGACCGGCGCGTCGGCACCATCGCCGAGATGTTGCAGTTGACGCCATTGCTTGACCGCAAGGCCGACCGGTTGTCGGTCAACATCCTGCAGCGGGTGGCGATCGGCCGTTCGGCGATCATGGAGCCGGCTATCTTCCTGCTCGACGAGCCGCTGTCCAATGTCGACGCGGCGTTCCGGGCGGTGATGCGCACCGAGCTGAAACAATTGCAGCGGCAATTCCGCCAGACCATGGTCTATGTCACCCATGACCAGCTCGAAGCCATGACGATGGCCGACCGCATCGCGGTCATGGACCATGGCGTGCTGCAGCAGGTCGGCACGCCGCTCGAAGTCTACAACAATCCGGCCAATGTCTTCGTCGCCCGCTTCATCGGCGCTCCCGGCATGAACCTGCTCAAGGGCAGGCCGGCCGAGAGCGACCGTGGCCTGGTCGTCGATCTCGGGCCGCTGGGCGTCACGCCACCCTTGCCTGACGAACTCGCGGCGGCCCTGCGTGGCGTGCGCGGCGACGTGCTCTATGGTTTCCGTCCGGAACAGGCGATGCTGGTCGAGAATGGCGGGATTTCGATGCCGGTGACCTTCGTCGAACGCATCGGCGCGCGCACCATCGTTCATCTCGGGCAGGGCGAAAATGCCGTGAAGGCGGTGTTCGACAATGATGTCGGGGTGTCTATCGAGCAGGCGGCAACCATCGCGCCACCCGCGCCGTCGGTGCGCATTTTTGATGCGGCCACCGGCGTAGCCGTGAACGCGGATTGAGATCATGGCCGATATCGTCTTTCGCAATGTGACCAAGCGCTACGGCGGCACGCTTGCCGTCGACGACGCCTCGTTCACCGTCAACGACAACGAATTCTTCTGCTTCTTCGGGCCGCCGCTGTCGGGCAAGTCGACGATATTGCGGCTGGTGCTGGGACTGGAGACCCCTGACGCCGGCGAAATCCTGATCGGCGGCAAGCCGGTCAACACTGTGTCGCCGGCCGAGCGCAATGTCGCCATGGTGTTCCAGAACCTGGCGCTGTTCCCGCATATGAGCGCGCGCGACAATGTCCGCTTTCCCCTGGTCGAGCGCCGGATTGCTGAAGCCGTGATCGAGAAGCGTGTCACCGAGGTCGCGGCCAAACTGCACATCGGCCATATCCTGCACAAGCCGCCGGCGCAGCTGTCGGGCGGCGAGCGGCAGCGCGTGGCGATTGCCCGCGCCCTGGTGCGTGACCCCGCCGCCTATCTGATGGACGATCCGATCTCGGCGCTCGACGCGCGGCTGCGCGAGGAGACGCGCGTCGAACTGAAGCGGATCCAGCGCGAGCTCGGCAAGACGCTGATCTACGTCACGCATGACCAGGAAGAGGCGATGTCGGTGGCCGACCGCATCGCCATGCTGGAGAATGGCAGGATCCGGCAGATCGGCGCGCCGGCCGAAATCTATGACCGCCCGGCCAGCACCTATGTGGCGCGGCTGCTCGGCTCGCCGATGATGAACATATTGGCGTCGGTGCGCGCGGAGGGCGGGGTCGAGGCGGCCGAGGGAACGATCCGCATTGCCGATGCGGCGGCTCCCAGCGAGGTTGTCGAAATCGGGCTGAGGCCCGAGGACATCAAGGTGCGGTCGTGGTCGGACGGCGGAACGGGCCGACCGGCCAGGGTGTTCGAGGTCGAGCCGCTGGGCGGCTACACCGTGGTGACGCTCGCCGCCGGGCAGACCCGCTTCAGGGCGCTGCTGCGCGGCCAGCCGGACATCCGGCCGGACGCGATGGTGGCGATCTCCTGCGAGCCGGGCAAGGCGCATTACTTTGGTCAAGATGGGGGAGCGCTGGCGAGATGACGGCGGCGACCAGGAACAAGATTTGGGAGGATCATATGTCGAGCAAGGGTTTCGAGCCGGACGTGAAGGTCCGCGCGAAAGACTACAGGATCGGCTGCGTCGGTGCCGGCATGATCATGGCCGAGTGCCATCTGGCCGCCTATGCGCAAGCCGGCTTTCCGGTGGTGGCGATCGCCTCGCGCACCAAGGCCAGCGCCGAGAAGGTCGCGCAGCGTTGGAGCATTCCAACCGTGCATGACACGCCGGAGCAATTGATTGAGGATGCCAATGTCGAGATCATCGACCTTGCCTTCCCGCCGGACCAGCAGCCGGCGTTGATCCGACACGCGCTGAAACAGAAGCACATCAAGGCGATCCTGGCGCAGAAGCCGCTGGCGCTGTCGCTCGAGGATGCGATCGAATTGCGCGACGAGGCGGCCAGGGCCGGCAAGATCCTCTCGGTCAACCAGAACATGCGCTACGACCAGTCGATGCGCGTGCTGAAACAGATCATCGACAGCGGCGCGCTGGGCGATATCGTGTTCGCGCAGATC from Mesorhizobium shangrilense harbors:
- a CDS encoding ABC transporter ATP-binding protein, translated to MSAIHLQNLVKTFGDFNALKTMDLAIADGEFMALLGPSGCGKSTTMNMIAGMEQPTSGKILFGDRDMAGVPMGRRGVGFVFQNYAIFTHMTVRQNLAYGPRMRGAAKAEIDRRVGTIAEMLQLTPLLDRKADRLSVNILQRVAIGRSAIMEPAIFLLDEPLSNVDAAFRAVMRTELKQLQRQFRQTMVYVTHDQLEAMTMADRIAVMDHGVLQQVGTPLEVYNNPANVFVARFIGAPGMNLLKGRPAESDRGLVVDLGPLGVTPPLPDELAAALRGVRGDVLYGFRPEQAMLVENGGISMPVTFVERIGARTIVHLGQGENAVKAVFDNDVGVSIEQAATIAPPAPSVRIFDAATGVAVNAD
- a CDS encoding ABC transporter ATP-binding protein, translated to MADIVFRNVTKRYGGTLAVDDASFTVNDNEFFCFFGPPLSGKSTILRLVLGLETPDAGEILIGGKPVNTVSPAERNVAMVFQNLALFPHMSARDNVRFPLVERRIAEAVIEKRVTEVAAKLHIGHILHKPPAQLSGGERQRVAIARALVRDPAAYLMDDPISALDARLREETRVELKRIQRELGKTLIYVTHDQEEAMSVADRIAMLENGRIRQIGAPAEIYDRPASTYVARLLGSPMMNILASVRAEGGVEAAEGTIRIADAAAPSEVVEIGLRPEDIKVRSWSDGGTGRPARVFEVEPLGGYTVVTLAAGQTRFRALLRGQPDIRPDAMVAISCEPGKAHYFGQDGGALAR